From one Leucoraja erinacea ecotype New England unplaced genomic scaffold, Leri_hhj_1 Leri_1144S, whole genome shotgun sequence genomic stretch:
- the LOC129715373 gene encoding zinc finger protein 239-like, with translation MSVTCVVRHVSAQSELEAHRWVHTGERPFERSKSFKMAQQLKMHQLVHTGEKPHCCSTCGKNFAHSSGLRDHRRVHSSERPFTCSDCGRDFKSSPELKVHRRLHTGERPYTCSECGKSFTRSYHLLSHQRTYTGERPYTHAQCGKGFTHSCNLLSHQRTHTSERPYTCAHCSKGFTQSNSLLKHQRTHTSERPYTCPHCGKGFTQSSTLLVHQRTHTVERPYTCTQCGKGFTRSSKLLSNQRVHAGDRPVPGSVCGERFAMASQALSHQRVHTSGQPYDCPYCGEEFVSSRELRQHQRAHAGELLLPL, from the coding sequence atgagtgtgacGTGTGTGGTAAGGCATGTCAGCGCCCAAAGTGAGCTGGAGGCCCACCGGTGGgttcacacgggagaacgccccttcgagcGTAGCAAGAGCTTCAAGATGGCGCAACAGCTGAAGATGCACCAACTGGTTCATACTGGCGAGAAGCCCCATTGCTGCTCTACCTGTGGAAAGAACTTTGCCCAttcgtcggggctgcgggatcaccggcgggtgcacagcagtgagcgacCCTTCACCTGCTCTGACTGTGGCAGAGACTTCAAGTCGTCGCCGGAgctgaaggtgcacaggcgcctgcacaccggggagcggccctacacctgcagcgaatgtggcaagagcttcacccgctcctaccacctgctgtcccaccagcgcacctaCACTGGGGAACGCCCCTACACCcatgcccagtgcggcaagggcttcacccactcctgcaacctgctgtcccaccagcgcacccacaccagcgagcgcccctacacctgcgcccattgcagcaagggcttcacccagtccaacagcctgctgaagcaccagcgtaCCCACACCAGCGAGCGCCCATACACCTGCCCCcattgcggcaagggcttcacccagtccagtaccctgctggtgcaccagcgcacccacactgtcgagcgcccctacacctgcacccaatgcggcaagggcttcacccgctcctccAAGTTGCTGTCCaaccagcgggtgcacgccggcgaCCGTCCCGTCCCTGGGTCGGTGTGTGGTgagcgctttgccatggcctcccaagccctgtctcaccagcgcgtgcacaccagtggccagccctacgactgcccgtactgcggtgaggAGTTTGTCAGCTCGCGGGAGTTGCGGCAGCACCAGCGGGCCCATGCTGGTGAGCTGCTGCTCCCACTGTAA